Proteins from a genomic interval of Balaenoptera acutorostrata chromosome 21, mBalAcu1.1, whole genome shotgun sequence:
- the LOC102997292 gene encoding LOW QUALITY PROTEIN: geranylgeranyl pyrophosphate synthase-like (The sequence of the model RefSeq protein was modified relative to this genomic sequence to represent the inferred CDS: deleted 2 bases in 1 codon; substituted 1 base at 1 genomic stop codon) has translation MLHNASLLIDDIEDNSKLRRGFPVAHSIYGIPSAINSANYVYFLGLAKVLTLDHPDAVKLFTHQVLELHQGQGLDIYWRDNYTSPTEEECKATVLQKTGGPFGLALGLMQLFSDYKEDLKPLLNTLGLFFQIRDDYANLHSKEYSENKSFCEDLTEGKFSFPTIHAICSRLESTQVHNILRQRTENVDLXKYCAHYLSENVGSFEYTRNTLKELESKAYKQTDACGGNPELAALVKHLSKMFKENE, from the exons ATGTTGCATAATGCCAGTTTACTCATCGATGATATTGAAGACAACTCAAAACTCCGACGTGGCTTTCCAGTGGCACACAGCATCTATGGAATTCCATCTGCCATCAATTCTGCcaattatgtatattttcttgGCTTAGCGAAAGTCTTAACCCTTGATCACCCAGATGCAGTAAAGCTTTTTACCCACCAGGTTTTAGAACTCCATCAGGGACAAGGCCTAGATATCTATTGGAGGGATAATTACACTTCTCCCACTGAAGAAGAATGTAAAGCAACGGTGCTGCAAAAGACAGGTGGACCATTTGGATTAGCACTAGGTCTCATGCAGTTGTTCTCTGATTACAAAGAAGACTTAAAGCCACTACTGAATACACTTGGGCTCTTTTTCCAAATCAGGGATGATTATGCTAATCTACACTCCAAAGAATATagtgaaaataaaagcttttgtGAAGATCTAACAGAGGGAAAGTTCTCATTCCCTACTATTCATGCTATTTGCTCGAGGCTTGAAAGCACCCAGGTGCACAATATTTTGCGCCAGAGAACCGAAAACGTagatctttaaaaatactgtGCACATTATCTT TCTGAGAACGTAGGTTCTTTTGAGTACACTCGGAATACTCTTAAAGAGCTTGAATCTAAAGCCTATAAACAAACTGATGCATGTGGTGGGAACCCTGAGCTAGCAGCTCTAGTAAAACACTTAAGTAAAATGTTCAAAGAGA